A segment of the Lolium perenne isolate Kyuss_39 chromosome 3, Kyuss_2.0, whole genome shotgun sequence genome:
CGATTCATGCTGGTCTTTTTCTGTTACATATGGCACTGTGAGTGATCGAATGTTGTGGTCTTTTTGTCTGCATCCAAATATAGCAGCACAATATACATGTAAGTAATGTAATTGGCCATGTTGCCAAGAAATCGGAACTACCGTATTTTTTGTTATCTCGAATCATGTGATCCTTCTTAGATGTGCTAGCAAATCCTAAAAGATTTCAGTGAGGTTACTGCAACTTTTGATGCATTAGATAAATCAAATGAGACAAAGTGCCACCAAATTAAGGATGCATGTATGTAAATATGCAGGCAGTTCAAAGCAGACACATAGCAGCATGTTTCACTAGCTATCAACATTCATTGGAAAATATAAATTACTCCAGTTTGTATTTGACATATATACCGAAGAATCTATATATTTTAATAGATATGGCATGATGATGTATGGTGATCTTGGTATATGCAAGTATGATAAGTACCACTTGGTGTGGCCTGTGCGCATTTGTTCTTTGATTCTTGGTGAGGATGATGGTGTATTCTTATTGAAGGAAATTATACTATTTCAGTTGTACTTATTGTATGTGTTGATGGCACCAAAAAAAGTATATTTATACacatttatttttctttgctatgAACAAATGGTTGGATGCAGCAAATGTTGCTCCTGTATTGTACATGTGTTAGACAGTTGCTTGGAAATTTTTATTGTCTTTTAAAAGAATTGTTTATAAAAGCTTAAGAGCTCTCAAAGACATACTGAATTCTTGGAAAACTATACAGACATCAGCCAAGTAAAACTTATGTTTTATTTTCTTTGAAAAAGATCGCCTATGCAGCAGCTCTCAAAGACCTAATGGATTCTTGGACAACTAAACAACCGTCAGCAGCATAAACATACGGTTACAGTACTGTCTTGCATTTGCCTGTGCGCCGGGGCGCACCGGGTCATCTAGTTCCTATAAAATGGAAGGCATACCAATGGATTCCATGGGAATTTAGTGGCCTCTAAATCCTTTGATCCAATTATCCAAAGGCCTTCCATAAAAAGTtactccctccggtcggatttaatcgacgcggaGGGAGGCATAGACACGCATATACTTAGCTGGTTGGTGCGTCAATTATTAAAGACCAGAGGTAGTAGAATCCTCCAAAATTCTTATGAATTTCCGCCAATCCAAAGAAGCCCCTTAGTGTTGTGGAGGCCCAGTTCAATCTGAAGACGGCTAAGCTCCTCGTCGTGAGGCCGGGAAAACTCGATTGGCTAGGCTCGCCCATGGagtccggcggcggcgcgcgcgtccGCCGGCAGCTCCAGGCCGTGGGTCGTGTCGCCGCGTACGTCGGCGGCGGCTTCCTCGTCCTTTCCGCAGCGTCCACGGCCGCCGTCCGCTCCCTCCGCTTCCTCTCTGATGCCAACCAGGTAACAACCCCCTAGGCCCCAACCCATCCAAATCCCAAAGCACCTTGTTCTGACTAATCTGTGCCGTTACCAGCGGAAATTCGCGACGCCTTGCGGTtcatgcgaggggaagggaacctACGCGTGCAGGCTCTGCAGGGGCAGCTCCACGGTGGAGTGGTCTCCGCTCTTCGACCCGGTGTTCATCAACCCGTGCCTCTGCCCTACTTGTGATGGGACCAGGTTGGCCTTCTTCTTCTACAAAACCTTTCCTGCTCTTGGTTGCTGCTGGATCTACTGCAATCGTGTCTTGCCGTTGATGTTCCTTACTTGATGTGTTTATTTTCAGAGTACAGCGCTGCTTGAACTGCCTGGGGAAATGCTATGCATGAAGGAAGCTATGTGTAGCAAATGCCATTTCTTACCGATGGGCTTTACTGTTCGAGGAACCTTACCTGGTGAGCACTTCGCATGGTCCTTTTAAgttgttgataaagttaaggtcTGTAACTGTTGGCACCGAGCCGTTGTATTTTAGTGCTGTGATGTAATTGATTGATGAATAATTGCATGGTTTGTGTCTTGTAGTGAATTGTTTTCTGTTTTAATCCAAAATTGAATACCAAGATGTCAACTGAAGTGACTTATTTTCTTTAACCTCTATTTTTAGGTAAAAAGGTATAGAATTGAACTTTTCTCAATGTGTGCAGAGCACGCATCTCAGTTAGATCTCGCTTTAATATTTGTCAGGTGATTTTCTTCAGTATCAACTTAAATTACAACCTGATTATATACATGTTATCAATAAAGAAAAATACCGCACTCCAATGATGTAAAATTGTAAGTGGTGACTTCAATAGTTGgttagaaaatgaatttcctcctTTGGTTATTTCGGGACCCATGGTCCGTATCCTGTGGGTTGTGGCTGTGAGGGCACATGTGACCATTCTCTCTCCGTCTGAAATTCTGAATCGAGATTTCATCTGGTTGATGACATTAAACGGTAGTGCACTGATGGCTGGCAATTTCCCATTCTTTGAATTTTAGAACTTCTATGTGGTGGAGCCAATCTTGCATGTTAAGTCTTACTCTGATGTGAATCAGATGGTGACATGATGAAGGAGAGTAAAGCAGGCTGCAGTTTGTCAACAACCGCTGATAGTCTGTGCAGTATTGGCTGTGGTATAGTTGCTCTTCAAACAAAATTACCAGTGAAATATAAGCATAAAACATTTTGGATGAAGCATGCAGAACAGCGTACAGTTGTTTAAAGCATATCATACTCTTTTAGGAAATAAACATCTGTTAATATGCTGCCATATTACTGTACTTTCATCTGATATCTGTTTGTGCCATATTTCCATCATAATCATGAGAAGAGCTGCAACAACCTATGTATGACTGCCAATAGGATGACCTCTTACAGTTTTAATATATGTTTTTTTGTCTGTGTGATGCAACTGTCTAGGTTTGTATTGAGCATTGTTGACTCATGTTTCTCTTCATGCCTGATGTCCGTTGGCATTGTTCCACTCTTCTTTCTGAATATGCAAAAGATGAATCGTGTGAAGGGCAACTGTGGTGTGCACCCTGACATAATTTACAATTATTTGCATTATTCAATCTTGAAAACCAATTGCTTGCTCTTGCATTGTGACCACCTTGCCCTACATTTTGTGTGACATCATTAAGTTGTCCTGAAAGGCTCAACTGTATGCAATGTATTCTGCACGTAACCTAATGTTCACTGGATACcggtacatacatacatacaggtATTCCCCGTCAGCTACCTGCCAAAATGCGTGTACATTTCAGTATCTTCTCCAAAGTGTGATGttgtcaattaaaaaagaactcTGTTGTTTAAATATGCAAAAGCCTGATCTCAACTGGAGAGGCAGCAGTTACAAATACCTCCTCTGCTTCTTTATCATCTACTTGCTCCGTCTAAGGCAGGAACGTTGCCACTAGCCCACTACTAACCATGTTGCTAACACCTGTGAATGCTATTGTCAGTTTGTTATATTTCTCTGCCGTCAATGGATCCTCCAAGTGCTCCGTTGCGGCTAGAGCAAAATGTTCATACATGCTAATCTTCATGCCTGACATCTGAATTGCATTGTTTACACCTTATTTCCGGAGCTGCAAAACTATGAGCTGCATCCCTTTGTTTGCATAAAAGCCATAAAAAGGACACGTAACACAGTTGTGAACACCCATTTCTAATTCACAAAGTTTCCCCATTACCCAGTCTGAACAGAGTTTAGTCAAGCATGTCACTATGAATTTGTATAATGCAATTAGGTAGTCAACCTGACCAAATGGTTTTGCCCATGTTCGCTATGTTAAATATGCACACCTCATCTGAACGGAAAAGGCGTCACGTGTGATTCGCGGTTGCAGGAAGTTCCTCCTCTCTTGTTTATCACCTACTTGCCCTGTGAAGCTTATAATATTGGCAGCAGGTTCGTGGCAGAATCTGGTAGGAGCATTGTTATTGATAGGTAAGAGCAtcgtccccaaagggatttggggcgccggacagaaaatgcgttccagccgcgtcccccaaagcccttttttgtccggcgcgcccctatacggtgtccggcgcccagagcccgtccccgtcccacaggggacgctccggggacgccggacacaacgaaaagcgaggcggggagtggcggggccgacccgtcagcggcacaattaatttaaacctaaccgtcgcctacctcgcgacggaagttattggcgcgcagcgacggtgcagttcccgcagagggcgcagcgacgcgtcccgtcgcgcctagctctgcgtgccggcgttaatgagcgccaccgctcctccgcctccctccggcctataaaaaggggcgcctctcatcgtccctctcacacacaaaccctagcgcctctctcccaaaccctagccgccaccatctctcaacaagactcgacgctatgtctggtagaggcggaggccgacctcgcggccgcggccgtggtcgtggtcgtggtcgtggccgcggcatagctgaacgctcgccgtcgcctcccacgccgtcgtcttcatcgtcggagatggacgtggagccggacgtcctgttcgagttcgtccacgtcctcaagggcgacccgcgcggcatccagaggctgccggactccttcgccgagtacgtcggcggcgtacgcccgcgcacgatgcatctgcgggagcattcgtgcggctactgccggtggatcgtcaaggcgatctacgacgcgcgcggcaagatgtacctcaacatcggctgggagaagttcgcgcgccaccacagcctcgaagccggcttcatcctcgtgttctcctacttcggcaacagggacatgagcgtcaaggtcttcgacgagaggcgctgcctccgggactaccacgtcgacagggactcccacgacgacagcaccgacgaggaggacgactgaatgagtgttgtttcttcgcagcgaatacgtgcacggaggtttctgcctgttcgcctcatcggtagaaccaacaagggcaccatcctcccgctggattttccagtttaggtgactgggtgtgccctcgagtgttctttcttagcagcgaacacacgaaaccttcgatgcacggcctagttaggtttagtttctttgcaatattttatatttgtgtccaccatggttcaaactatgtattagtttgtggaaaaccatgttccaaactatgtcttcgtgtaaaccacgttcccaataaatgtttggggacggcgtttgggggacgcggctggggagcgacgtcccccaaacgcggcacgaacgaaacacgtcccccaaacgctcgatccggcgcggtttggggaacggtttgggggacgcgactggagatgctctaaggttagCTCTTGATAGAAATAGCAGCAGGGGACAAGTGCTCCTGCCTCATCTAGGGGCCGAAGCTCCTGTCGCCCCAAGGGAGAAAGGGACTGGGAAGTCTGACTGTCTAGGCCTCTCACCATCAAGTTCACAAAGCAAGAGATGATAACCCAAGGATGGGAATAAGTTCTGTGATCCCAAGTCGTATCTTTATTCAGCTGCTCCTTTCATGGCGTCACGTCGCCTGCCCTATCTTTAGCTAGTGGTGCTGGTTTTATCGCTTTGATTAATTTTCAGGGGTGCCTTTCAGGAGGCATATTTGCATCTTTCTAACCTGGATGGTGCTCTTGGATACGGAACAAAACGTCTACACTCAACATGGATCCACGAGATGAAGATCGGCGCCGCTTGGTCTCGACACTGAAAGGAGAAAAGTGAGAATTGGCTGATGCGAGAAGTGATTGAAGCTCCGTTTGTGGCTTTATATAGCGGGGTGAAAACCTGTTCCATGAGTGAAGCTCCGTTTGGCATCGTGATGGCTTATGATACTACACATTTAGGCTGGTTTATTATATGCCTAGAGTCCTCCGTCAAAGATAAATCAAATACTTTCGCTTAACAGTTATTTTGGAATGGGGGAGTACCTCTCATCGTTTTCCAAAATAAAACCGCACCTGGCAGCTTTTGCAACGCGTATGCATATAAGCAACCTTGTTTGACTGAACTGTCGCTATGGACAAACACATGGCCAAAGATTAGCAATCACAATAAGCCAATAAGCATGATAATATGATATAGTCCCTGGGAAGCACTACATCTGATGTTTTAATGCATATTCTTCTTGACCGGAACAAATTCGACAAACCAGGAGATTGCGATGTCGGGTACTTCTCATGTTACATGACAACTTTGGCTCTCTCTGTTGTCAAAAGTCCAACCCGATCTTTTGTTTAGTGGTTTATGATTCATCTAGAGATGTTGATTTCTTTTCTCGTTGAAAAATAGTCGAGGACACGCTAATCTTCGGCCCTAGGTGGGCATTGGGTAACCCGCGTAACCTTGTTACGCAAATGTCAGCAATAAGCAGGACAGTCCAAAAGACAACACCGTTTGTTCCATGACACTTTCCATCAGCTGCAATGCCATACCTGTTGGCTATATTCGTGTGGAAACTTCAGTCTTATCACACGTTCCCACGCGAAAGATTTGGTGTGGTTTCTGAGTTCTGACCATCATTTTTTTGGCCGTGTTGCTGTTCCTTTCACGAAAAGCTGCTGAATTTACACATGATTGCTAGGATCTGCCGTGCCTCttagtgcacatcttcttctcgtgTTATCTGACTGACGGAGACGGTGGTCCTTGGACACAGGCCCGCAACTTTCACGTATTGGTGCTATGCGATTCGTAACACGGAAACATGTTGTCAAATACTACGTCACGGTAGATTTCATGGCAACTTTTTTCGAAGAAGTTCACCGATCAATTGATAAACATCCACGGTAGTACAATGAAAAGTCATAAAAAGGCATAAACAGGTTCTTAGACCATCTAGCGAAGACTACGGACGTTTGCACGATCTGAAGTCATGTCCCCATTCTCGCCCCTCCATCACCGAAACCAGCTTATTGTAGTAGATTTTTTTTGAGGAATTTGTAGTAAAGCTTGTTGTTGTAGAtagataaaattaaaattgtcgtGCTAAGACTCCAAAGTACCATCACATCAGAGCAGCAACCATCCCTAAAGATGACACCTGTATATTGGAATAGCTAGACTTGAAACCACACCAACGAACACGAAAATCGATTGGATCCCAAGAGATCCGCATGACACACAGCTCCACGCGCCCTCACGCACCACCGGAGCGAGAATTGGGCAGCAAGGACCTTATTCTGACTTAAAGATGCAACCGTCGCCTTATTATCATCTCGAAAAACAGATTGAAAAACTCTGTAACGAAAAATAGAAACCCTCCTGCTACCCAGGGTTCGTTGTCCGCCACACGTTCAAGGCCCCAAGGCCACCGTAGACGGAGCAGATCGACGGCATGTCGCTAGTGAGAGGGATGGAACCCTAGATCTCCTAATAACCTCTCTCTCCTCGGAGCCTCACTTGTCAGTTCATGTTTCATGGAACCTAGAGCTACATGTAGTGTACTCATCATAGAGTCTTAGGGCGCGTTTGGTATGCTGCACCTAGATTTCGGCCCGGCATGCAGAACCAATGTGGGCAGTGCTAGGCAAAAACACGCGTTGGGCCATATTGTGCAGCTTGTTTGGTTACTTGCATGCGATCTTTTTTTGCATAAAGAGAGATACGTTGCCTGCATGTCCTACTCATAAGATGTGCGACCAATGTTTAGTTGCCCGCAACGAAAATATATTGGTAACCTCTTACATTGGAGTGGTGAGGTTAGCCAAAAATCCTACCAATACAACAGTTCATCATCATAAGCAAGTTATTGATGCACCACGAGATTTAGCACCAAAACAAACAGTTCATCATCATAACCTAGCTAGTGATGCACCACGAGTTAACCAAGAACAACTCGCGATGCATCGGTGGTTCGTCATTTGAGGGGTTAACATATACCACCTCCGAGCATATTACGGACTTGGCCATCAATTTTCATCAAGTCCTAGCTAGTGGAAGGGATATCTCACTGTCTTCAAAAATATACAACTAGTTCTTCAAAAGGTCATCAGTAGCATCACACAACAAAGCACTAGAGTATGAATGTAGTAGCACTAAAGGTCCTCAGCCAGGCCATCCTATCAAGTTATGTCATGGCAGCGTAACTTGCACCCTCGGTCGTGTTATCAGCAAGGTGGTCCATATAGACCGGATCATTAAGCAGGGATTGGACATAATCTTTGAAGACAAACTGAGGCATGAAGATGAGCTTCATCTGATCATAGTTTACACCGGCTTGATGAGAAGGTCATGCTTCCTTGGGTATTTCTGAGATCGAGAAAATTGTGTTAGTCAAAAGCCTCATGAACTAGTGAAACAAGAAAACAATAGTAAATGTTCTAACGATGAGGAGTTCCTTCAAGTTTTTATTCTCCATCATCAAGACCATGGTCTCCTCACACCAGCACAAGTCATCCAAATATTTCATATTGCACAACAACAACCACCTCCTCTTTCAATTCCTCATCCTCAGATGGTTATAAACCTGACTTGGGGTTAATGCCTTCCCATTAAAATCAAGAACATCATTGCATACACGAGGTTATAAGCGCATTTCTTTGAAGCCGTTTCATACCTAGTCCCTTTTCTGACGAACTCACAAAGTCTATTCATGACGAATAGGGACATAGTAGACTCCCAGTGCATTGGAACGGTGTGCTGGTACATGGCTTGAATCGGGACTACATTCTCAAGCTGCAAATTTAGAGTAGTGGGAGCCCACATATCGGGAGACCTATCGAACAATAATTGAGAACACACTAAGCATGATTCCCTACAAACAATGATCACCATGTATCTCACTACGCATGAAGCCATAGAAAAAATCACTACCAAAGATCTAGCAACATCTATGAGATGCTTATAAACCTAGCAACATCTACCACACATTTACGGACCTAGCAACATGTACAACAAAATTACAAGTCTACCAACATCTGCAAACAAGGTTAGAGGTTTCTTACACCCGCTTCGGCATGAAAAATATAGAGGTTAGGGACGAGGAAGTTGTCGGCAGACCCACCGTCGCCGTGCTAGAGGGAGAAGTCGGTATTCCCACCTTCATCGGGGATGCGGGAGAAGCCGACTGGACAACTGTGTTTCCGTGCTTGAGGGTGATGCCGGCAGACCCACCATCGTTGGGGACGAGGGAGAAGCCAGTAGTAAAACCGTAGCCGTGCTTGAGGGTGGCGCCAGTAGGCCCACTATCGACGTGCTTGTTGTTGAAGACTGACTCGTCATCGCCATGGATCTGCTGGTGAAAGAGCTCAAAGGGGAGGGGGAGGGGAATGATGGATTTGAATTGGGGGTGGGTGTGGGGGTAGATCACCTCATCTAAATAGGGAGCGGGTTAGGCAGGCGGCGACGGAATTTCTCCCGCCGCATTTTCAGTGTTGCCCGCGAGCTCCCTCGGTTTACATAGCTGCATGAGCTCCTATGCAACATTCCTAGTTCTCGGATAGCTCTGAGAAAACGGCCAATTCAAGCATTGTCCCCGGGCATGGTTGTGGGGTGTTTTGAGCTTAGTGCCCATACAGCTAAGCAGAGCATGCGGGTATCTAGACATAATGTTTTCTTCTCCCCCGGGAACGCCCGGACCTCCCGCAGCCTACCAAACATGCTCTTAGCTACATTGTTCGGTCCACCCCTTCATATAGTGATCATCTTACACGAAATATTAAACCACACATGGTGATTgattgtgtaggataacgttgcatagaaaacaaaaaatttcctaccgcgaacacgcaatccaagccaagatgcaatctagaagacggtagcaacgagggggtatcgagtctcacccttgaagagattccaaagcctacaagaggaggctcttgttgctgcggtagacgttcacttgccgcttgcaaaagcgcgtagaagatcttgatcacgatcggttccggcgccacgaacgggcagcacctccgtactcggtcacacgttcggttgttgatgaagacgacgtccacctcccgttccagcgggcagcggaagtagtagctcctcttgaatccgacagcacaacggcgtggtgtcggtggtggtggagaagtccggcggagcttcgctaaagctacgcgggagttatggaggagagggggcggctagggtttgggagggggtggccggccacttcaatggggcggccagcttgtggtcttggggtggccggccccctcccttggcccctcattatataggtggatccccaagtgttggtgtccaagtcttcgaataagacccgaaccaaaaaccttccatatgagggggaaacctagccaagctaggattcccaccaaaggtgggagttccacctcccatatgggggggtggccggccccctaagggggagtccacttgggactcctcccccactagggttggccggccatggaggtggagtcccatgtggactccaccttccttggtggtttctttcggacttttctagaaccttctagaaccttccatagaaccttccgcgacattttaattcacataaaatgacatcctatatatgaatcttattctccggaccattctggaactcctcgtgatgtccgggatctcatccgggactccgaacaaatattcaaactccattccatattcaagtactaccatttcaacatccaactttaagtgtgtcaccctacggttcgtgaactatgcggacatggttgagtactcactccgaccaataaccaatagcgggatctggagatccataatggctcccacatattcaacgatgactttagtgatcgaatgaaccattcacatacaataccaattccctttgtctcgcgatattttacttgtccgaggtttgatcttcggtatcactctataccttgttcaacctcgtctcctgacaagtactctttactcgtaccgtggtatgtggtctcttatgaactcattcatatgcttgcaagacattagacgacattccaccgagagggcccagagtatatctatccgtcatcgggatggacaaatcccactgttgatccatatgcctcaactcatactttctggatacttaatcccacctttatagccacccatttacacagtggtgtttggtgtaatcaaagtacctttccggtataagtgatttacatgatctcatggtcataaggactaggtaactatgtatcgaaagcttatagcaaataacttaatgacgagatcttatgctacgcttaattgggtgtgtccattacatcattcatacaatgacataaccttgttattaataacatccaatgttcatgattatgaaactaatcatccattaatcaacaagctagtttaagaggcatactagggacttcttgtttgtctacatatcacacatgtactaatgtttcggttaatacaattatagcatgatatataaatatttatcataaacataaagatataaataataaccacattattattgcctctagggcatatctccttcagtctcccacttgcactagagtcaataatctagattacattgtaatatacctaacacccatggcattctggtgttggtcatgctttgccctagggagagctttagtcaacggatctgctacattcagattagtgtgtactttgcaaatctttacttctccatcttcgatgtactcgcgaatcgagtggtaacgcagcttgatatgcttcagcctcttgt
Coding sequences within it:
- the LOC127342917 gene encoding uncharacterized protein; the encoded protein is MESGGGARVRRQLQAVGRVAAYVGGGFLVLSAASTAAVRSLRFLSDANQRKFATPCGSCEGKGTYACRLCRGSSTVEWSPLFDPVFINPCLCPTCDGTRVQRCLNCLGKCYA